Genomic window (bacterium):
TAGGCGTCGTTGACAGCCCGCATCAACACCGGGTCGCGCACCGGGCGGCGGTTGACGAAGAGATGGACGCCGTCCCGCGTCGGGCGATGGACGTCGGTCCGCCCCGCCCACGCCCGCACGACGATCTCGCCCCGGTCGTGCTCGACCGGGGTGAGTCCCTCGGCCCAGCGCCCGCCGAGGACGTCGGCGAGGCGCGCCCCGGGGTCGGCCGCCGGCGGCGCGGCGAGCAGATCCCGCCCCTTCTGGCGCAGCTTGAAGCCGACCTCGAAGCGGGCCAGGGCGGCCCGCTGCGCGGCGGCGAGGCAATGCTCCAGTTCCGTCCCCGGCGCCTTGAGGAACTTGCGCCGGGCGGGGATGCCGGCGAAGAGGCCGCGCACCGCGACGGTCGTGCCGGGGGCGCGCGAGGCCGGCCCTTCCTCCAGCCGCTCGCCCCGCTCGACGACGACGCGCGAGCCGGCGTCGCCGCCGCGCGGCCAGGTCACCAGCTCGACGCGCGCCACGGCCCCGATCGCCGCCAGCGCCTCGCCGCGGAAGCCGAGCGTCCGCACGGCGTCGAGGTCGGCGCCGTCCTGGATCTTGCTCGTCGCGTGCCGGGCGAAGGCGAGCGCGGCGTCCTCGGGCGCCATCCCCGAGCCGTCGTCGGCGACCGAGACGAGGTCGATCCCCCCCGTCTCCAGGTCGACGTCGATCCGTCCCGCCCCCGCGTCGAGGGCGTTGTCGATCAGTTCGCGGACGACCGCCGCCGGCCGCTCGACGACCTCGCCCGCGGCGATCCGGTCGGCGAGGGCGGGCGGCAGGACGTGAATCCGGCCCATGGGACGCCTCCACGAAATGAGGTTATCCTCGACCGTCCGTCGAGCCAACCGCGCCTCCGGCGCGCAACGTTCCGGGCCGGCAAACCGAACCGTTCCCTTTCGTAAACTAGGCCAATTGGGCACGAAGGGGGTTCGTCGCGCCAAAGTGGCGCGCGCCGGAGTCGGTTTCCGGCGGTTTCGGGCCGTTTTCGCTGGCACCTCACTTGCATAAAGAGGGGCAACCCCCTTTTCCATAGCGAGGACACGAGATGTACATCCCTTGGCTGCTCAAAGAGAAGTCGCTCGACGATTTCGTCGATCACGACGGCGAAACGCGCCTGTCCCAGCTGATGGAAGATCCCGGCACGGCTCGGCCGGAAGAGGACGTGTACAAGAAGGAGCTGGTCCAGATCACCCGTCAGGCGCTCGAAGAGCTGCCGGAACGGGAGCGTCTGATCCTCCTCAAGCGGTTCGGCGTCATGGGCAACGACGAGATGACTCTCGAAGAGATCGGCAAGATCTTGGGCCTGTCGCGCGAACGCGTCCGCCAGCTGGAAAAGGAAGCCAAGATGAAGCTCCGCGAGCGGCTGGGCACCCTCCGCACGCAGCTTCAGCTCAACCTTGGCTGAGCCCCCCCACAATTGAAGACCGCAAGGCCCGCCGTCCGGCGGGCCTTTTCATTTCGCCCCGCCCCGCCGCGGCTCAGCGGGCCTGGCTGTGGCGGACGAGCTGGACGTCCTCGTAGTAGTTGAACCCGGCGTCCATCTCCGGCGTGTGGCAGGACGTGCAGTTGGCGATCGAGATCTTGCCGTAGGGCCGCGCGGGCTGGCGGACGTGGTCCGCCGCCGGGCCGTGGCAGGCCTCGCACGAGACGTCGAGCAGGTGCGGCGACGCGCCGGGGTCCGCGAACCCGCCCGCCTGCCCCCAGCCGGTGACGTGGCAGGCGGCGCAGCGGGGCGAGAACGACCCGCGGCGGGCCAGCGTCTGGTAGGCCTTGGCGTGCTCGGTGCCGCGCCACTCCTTCACGATCGGCTCGTGGCACGGCAGGCAGGCGCTCGGGCCGAGGAAGGTGCGCGGCCCCTCGGGACGCCCGCGGCCGCGCCGCTCGAGCTCGCGCGCCCGCGCCAGGACCTCGGCGACGAAGCTCGTCACGGTCGGCTCGGCCGGCACGTCGGCGGAGAGGCTCGCCACCCGCGCGCCGATGTCCGGAATCGACGACGGTCCGCTGCGATGGACCTCGACCTGGCCGACGTAGCGTCCCTCCCCGCCGGCGTAGACGATGAAGGTCGTGCCCTCGGCGATCGGGCCGGGGGTGATCCGCCCGCCGTGCGCCCCGAGGATCAGGTCGATCCCCGGCACGCGGCGCGCGAGGAACCGCGCGTCCTCGACCGGCAGGTCGGTGAGCAGGACGGTCATCTGGGTCGCGTCGCGCCCCACGTAGCGCTGCAGCGCCAGCACCGGGTCGATCGTCTCGACCGCGTCGCCGTCCGGCAGCGGCAGCCTCATCGCCGGGTTGTGGCGCACGACGCTGAAGACCGCGAACTTGATCCCGCCGAGGCGCACCACGGCGTTCGGCGAGAGCCAAGGCGCGCCGTCGCGGGCCCGCACGAGGTTCGTGGCGACGAACGGGAACTGCGCCGCCTCGGCGATCTGCTGGAACAGCTCCGCGCCGAGCGCGAGCTCGCGCTCCCCGACCCCGGCGGCCGCGTAGCCCATGAGGTTCATCGAGTGGACGATGGCGCGGGTCCGCAGCTCGCCGGCCGGGCCCGGCGCGTCGGCGAAGTCGCCCGCGTCGAGGACCCCGACCGCCGTCGTCGGCCAGCGCCGCCGCAGTTGATTGACGAAGCCGGCGCGGCGGTCGATCCCGCCGCCCGGCGCGCGGGCCAGCCCCGGATCCTCGAGGCACCCTTTGACCCCGCCGGTGAAGAGGAGCACGGCGTGCGGAGGCGCGCCGGCGGCGAAGGCGCCGCCGCACGACAAAGCGAGCGCGCACGCGGCGCCGAACCAACGGCGCCGCGACCGCCCCGCTGCGCCGCTGGCGAGGTGGGGCGCGGGGCGCTTGCTCTGCACGGCGAAGGCGATCATCGCGGTTGGGTTCGTCCTCGGTCAGAATAGGCCGGCGCCCCAAGGCGCGCAAAGAAAGGGTCGGGAACGTGAATCAGGCCGCAAACGCCGCGCCGCTGCTGCTCGCTTCCGCCTCGCCGCGGCGCCGCGAACTGTTGCGCCGCGTCGGGTTGCCGTTCGAGGCGACGTCCGTCGCGATCGACGAGGCGCCGCTCCGCGGCGAGCGGGGCGCCGCCTGCGCGCTCCGCCTCGCCCGCGCGAAGGCGGCGGCCGCCGCCGCGCTCCGTCCGGGCCGGCACGTCCTCGCCGCCGACACGGTCGTCGTCGTGGGCCGCAAGGTGCTGGGCAAGCCGCGCGACGCCGCGGAGGCGCGCGCGATGATCGAGCTGCTGGCCGACCGCTGGCACGACGTCGTCACCGGCGTCGCGCTCCGCGCGCCCGACGGCGCCGAATGGTGCGAGGCGGCCCGCACGAGGGTCCGCTTCGCCCCCGTCGCGGACGACGAGATCGAGCGCTACGTCTCGGGCGCCGAGCCGTACGACAAGGCGGGCGGCTACGCGCTGCAGGGCGCGGCGGGCTGGTTCGTGGAGGAGATCCGCGGCTCGGCGAGCAACGTCGTCGGGTTGCCGCTGGAGGTCGTGCGACGGCTCGCCGCCGCCGCCGGCCTCGCCGGCCCGGCGCTCGACGGGCGCTGAGGAGAAAAGCGGGCCCCGCCGCGAAGCGGGGCCCGCGCAATTCAGTGCGCCGCCTCCGCGAGGTACTTCGCGTAGGCCGCGTGGTCCATCAGCCCCTTCAGCTCGGCGGGGTCGGCCGGCTTCATCATCACGAGCCAGCCTTCGCCGATCGGGTCGTGGTTGACGCTGTCCGGGGCCGAGTCGAGGCCGGGGTTGATCTCGACGATCTCGCCGGCGACCGGCGCGTAGACCTGCGCCACGGCCTTGACCGACTCGATCTCGCCCATTTCGTCGCCGGCCTTCACCGAGCGGTTCGCCTCGCCCATGTTGACGTAGACGATGTCGCCCAGCTCGTTCTGCGCGAAGTCGGTGATGCCGACGCGCGCCAACTCGCCCTCGACGTGCAGCCACTCGTGGTCCTTCGTGTACAGGCAGTCTTCAGGCCGCGGCATGCGGACCTCCTTCTTGGCTCGTGGGTTACTGCTTCTTCTTCTTGGGACGCGTGTAGAACGGCAGCGGGACGACCTCGGCGGGCAGGCGCCGGCCGCGGACGTCGATCTCGAACGGCGTGCCGGGCTGGGCGGCGGCCGGCGGCAGGTAGGTCATGCCGATCGCCTTCTCCACCCAGGGCGCGAACGTCCCGGAGGTGACGGGGCCGACGACCTCGCCGCCGACGAGCACGTCGGCGCCGTGGCGCGCGATCCCCTTCCCCTTGATCTCGAAGCCGCAGCGCACTCGCTTGAGGCCGGCTTCCTTCTGCGCGGCCAGCGGCGCGCGGCCGAGGAACTCGGGCTTCGTCCAGTCCACGACCCACTCGAGGCCCGCCTCGAGCACGGTGTGCTGGTCGTCGATGTCGTTGCCGTAGAGCGGCATCGCCGCCTCGAGCCGCAGCGTGTCGCGGGCGCCGAGGCCGGCCGGCATCGCGCCGAACTCCTTGCCGGCGTCGAGGAGCGCGTCCCACAGACGGCCCGCGTCCTCGTTCTTCACGAACAGTTCGTAGCCGAGTTCGCCGGTGTAGCCGGTGCGCGCGGCCAGAACGTCGCAGCCGGCGACCTTGCCCACCGCGAGGTGGTAGTACTTCACGGCCAGCGCGTCGAACCCTTCGGCGAGGCCTGCGACGATCTTCAGCGCCTTCGGCCCCTGGAACGCGAGCAGCGCCGTCTCGTCGGACAGGTTGACGAGTTCGACGTCGAACCCCTTCGCCTGTTCGTTGAACCACGCCCAGTCCTTGGCGAGATTCGAGGCGTTGACGACGAGGAGGATCCGCTCCGCGGAGACGCGGTAGGCGATGAAGTCGTCGACGAACGTGCCTTGGGGCGTCGTCAGCGCGGTGTACTGGGCGCGCATGTCGTCGAGCGCGGAGATGCGCGACGGCGTGACGTGGTCGAGGAAGGCGCCGGCGCCGGGGCCGCGCACTTCGAACTCGCCCATGTGGCTGACGTCGAACAGCCCGGCCGCGGAGCGCACGGCCTTGTGCTCTTCGATGACGCCCGTGTACTGGACCGGCATTTCCCAGCCGGCGAAGGGGACGAGCTTCGCGCCGAGCTTGGCGTGGCGCTCGTAGAGCGGGGTCCGCAGCAGGCTCCCGCCGGTGGCGTTTCCGTTGTCCATTCCCGACCTCTGCGCGTTCCCGCCGGGGAGGCGGGATCGAGTGGCACGCGGGGCCGCGGGTCCGGGAGGGCCGGCGGCCGATCGACGAGCGGGTGAGGTCGGATCGTAGCACCCGACGCGCGGGCGCGGCAACGCGCGCGGCCGCGCGCCGCGCGCCGCGAGGCGGCGGCGCCGGTCAGCGCCGCCGCCAGCACCGCGCGGCGCGGTCGTAGCAGAGCACGCGGACGCGCGCCCCGCCCCCGGCGACGACGACCGCGCAGAGAGAATCTCCCCCGTCGCCGACGAAAACCGTTCCGGGGGTGGCGTGGCCCTCCGGATCGAAGACGAACATCCGCGCCGCGCCGCAACGGACCGGCGCGTCCCCGCGCCGCACCGCCGCGCCGCCGGCCGGATCGGGGAACGAGTCCCACGCCGGAAGCGCGATCCGCGCCCCTTCGGCCTCGGAGGCGAGCGTGAAGGGCGGACCGGACGGATCGCCCCCCGATTCGACGCCGCGCCGCGTCACGCCGTCGCGGCCGCCGTCCGCCGCCTCCCGCAGCGGCTCGCTCGCCGCGGCCGGAAAGACGAGCGCCGTCTCGCGGTTCTCGGCGACGGCCCGCGCCGCGAGGCCGGAGAGGCGCGCGGCGAGCGCCCGCGCGCCGGCCTCCGCGACGCGCCCCCCCGCGGCGGGCGCGAGGCCCGCCGCGGCGACGCCGCAAACCAGCGAGAAGACGGCCAGGGCCTGCAGCAGCTCGAGCAGCGTGCGCCCCCCGTCGCCGCGCCGAAGCGTCACTTCGCCTTCTCCTTCGGCGCGCCGATCGTCAGCCGGTCGCGGATCTTGGCGAGCATCTTCGGCCCGACCCCCTTCACGGCGAGGAGGTCGTCCACCTTGGCGAACGGGCCGTGTTCCTGACGGTAGTCGATGATCCGCTTGGCCAGCGCGGGGCCGATTCCCGGCAGGCTGTCCAGCTCTTCGGCCGAGGCGGCGTTGACGTCCACCGGCCCCGCGGCGACGGCGGCGGCCGCGGCGGAGGCGCCCTTGCGCGAGGCGCCCGCGGAGGCGTCCTGCGGGGCCGCGGCGAGCGCGGCGAGAACGAGAGCGGCGACGACCAGCAGCTTCTTCACGTGTCCTCCCTTCGGCGCCGCGTCGCGCGCGGCGCCCGCCGGGAGGAAACGCAAGGGGCGTGCCGCGCGGAGCGGCGCGGACTTCCGGCGCGCCGCGCCCCGCGTTCGTCCGCCGGCAGACGGACGCCGGACGGACACCGGACACCGCGGACGACGAGCCGCGCGCCGCGGACGTGCGAGCCCGCGACACGCCGCACGCGCAAGGCCCTCCGCGCCGCGGACAAGCGAGCCCGGGGCGCGCCGAACGCGCGAAAGCCCCGGCGGCGGGCGTCGGGGCTTTCGCGGCGAACGGGACGAAGCGCTACTTCGCGGGCTGCGGACTCGGCGTCGGCGCCGGCGCGGGCTTGGCCGGCGCCGCGGGCGCGCTCGGCGCGGCGGGCTTGGCCGGCGCTTCGGCGGCCGCGGCCGGCGGCGGCTCGCGCCGCCCGAAGATCTTCCCGATGTCCTGGAAGATCACGACCGCCGCCAGCGCGAGGAGCAGCACCAAGCCGATCTGCAGAATCCGCTCCTTGACCACCAGCGGCAGATCGCGGCGGACCGCCCCTTCGATCGCCAGAATCGCCACGTGCCCGCCGTCGAGCACCGGCAGCGGCACGAGGTTGAAGATGCCGAGCTGCAGCGAGATGAAGGCGATCCAGGCGACGAAGGCGACGAACCCCGCCTGCGCCTGCTCGCGCGACGCGCGGGCGATCTCGATCGGCCCCGACATCACGCTGAGGCCGACGTCGCGCTTGAGCAGCGCCCCGATCGTGCGGAAGAGGAACCCCGCCTGTTTCCAGGCGTACTCCCCCGACTGGAGCGCCGCCTGACCGAAGGAGTAGCGCACCAGCCGCCGCGCGGCGCCGACGGAGATGCCGATCATCCGCGACGCGCCCTTCTGCTGCGGCGCGACGTCGATCGTCATCGTCTTTCCGCCGCGCTCGACCGTCATCGCCACGGTCGCGCCGCCGGCGTTGATCAGCTTGCTGACCGCCTCGATCCCGGCCGGCGCGCGCCCGTCCACTTCGAGAATCCGGTCCCCCTTCGCTAGGCCGGCCTTCTCGGCGGGAGCGCCCGGCACGACGTCGCCGACGATGATCGGGATCCGCGGCCGCACGCCGTCCCAGCCGGTGCCGAAGCGCGGATGCGCGGCGACGGCGACGCGCGCCTCGACGCCCTTCCCGCCGCGCCGCAGCCCGTAGACGACCTCCTTGCCCGGGTGGAAGATCAGCTCGGTCTCGTAGTCGTCGATCGAGTCGATCTTCTTTCCGGCGAGCTCGACGATCACGTCCCCCGGCTGCAGGCCGGCCTTCTCCGCCGGCGAGCCCGCCTCCGTCCGCTCGACGACCGGCGGGCCGTCCGGCAGGTCCGGCACCTCGGTGCCGTGCATGAACAGCCCGGTCCAAAGCACGAGCGCGAGGACGACGTTCATCGCCGGCCCGGCGAGCATCACGATCAGGCGCTGCCAGCGCGGCTTCGAGGTGAAGAACTTCGGGTCCGGCGCCTTGTCGTCCTCCGCGCCGAACTCGCCCGACATCTTGACGTAGCCGCCGAGCGGGATCGCCGCGAGGCGGTAGTCGGTTTCGCCGCGCTTGAAGCCGACGACCCGCCGCCCGAAGCCGAGCGAGAAGACCTCGACCCGCACGCCGAACGCCTTCGCGGCGAGGAAG
Coding sequences:
- the rseP gene encoding RIP metalloprotease RseP translates to MSALVGFLATAFYFVLVLGILVFIHEFGHFLAAKAFGVRVEVFSLGFGRRVVGFKRGETDYRLAAIPLGGYVKMSGEFGAEDDKAPDPKFFTSKPRWQRLIVMLAGPAMNVVLALVLWTGLFMHGTEVPDLPDGPPVVERTEAGSPAEKAGLQPGDVIVELAGKKIDSIDDYETELIFHPGKEVVYGLRRGGKGVEARVAVAAHPRFGTGWDGVRPRIPIIVGDVVPGAPAEKAGLAKGDRILEVDGRAPAGIEAVSKLINAGGATVAMTVERGGKTMTIDVAPQQKGASRMIGISVGAARRLVRYSFGQAALQSGEYAWKQAGFLFRTIGALLKRDVGLSVMSGPIEIARASREQAQAGFVAFVAWIAFISLQLGIFNLVPLPVLDGGHVAILAIEGAVRRDLPLVVKERILQIGLVLLLALAAVVIFQDIGKIFGRREPPPAAAAEAPAKPAAPSAPAAPAKPAPAPTPSPQPAK
- the gcvH gene encoding glycine cleavage system protein GcvH → MPRPEDCLYTKDHEWLHVEGELARVGITDFAQNELGDIVYVNMGEANRSVKAGDEMGEIESVKAVAQVYAPVAGEIVEINPGLDSAPDSVNHDPIGEGWLVMMKPADPAELKGLMDHAAYAKYLAEAAH
- a CDS encoding helix-hairpin-helix domain-containing protein — translated: MKKLLVVAALVLAALAAAPQDASAGASRKGASAAAAAVAAGPVDVNAASAEELDSLPGIGPALAKRIIDYRQEHGPFAKVDDLLAVKGVGPKMLAKIRDRLTIGAPKEKAK
- the gcvT gene encoding glycine cleavage system aminomethyltransferase GcvT, whose translation is MDNGNATGGSLLRTPLYERHAKLGAKLVPFAGWEMPVQYTGVIEEHKAVRSAAGLFDVSHMGEFEVRGPGAGAFLDHVTPSRISALDDMRAQYTALTTPQGTFVDDFIAYRVSAERILLVVNASNLAKDWAWFNEQAKGFDVELVNLSDETALLAFQGPKALKIVAGLAEGFDALAVKYYHLAVGKVAGCDVLAARTGYTGELGYELFVKNEDAGRLWDALLDAGKEFGAMPAGLGARDTLRLEAAMPLYGNDIDDQHTVLEAGLEWVVDWTKPEFLGRAPLAAQKEAGLKRVRCGFEIKGKGIARHGADVLVGGEVVGPVTSGTFAPWVEKAIGMTYLPPAAAQPGTPFEIDVRGRRLPAEVVPLPFYTRPKKKKQ
- a CDS encoding sigma-70 family RNA polymerase sigma factor, with protein sequence MYIPWLLKEKSLDDFVDHDGETRLSQLMEDPGTARPEEDVYKKELVQITRQALEELPERERLILLKRFGVMGNDEMTLEEIGKILGLSRERVRQLEKEAKMKLRERLGTLRTQLQLNLG
- a CDS encoding Maf family protein, giving the protein MNQAANAAPLLLASASPRRRELLRRVGLPFEATSVAIDEAPLRGERGAACALRLARAKAAAAAALRPGRHVLAADTVVVVGRKVLGKPRDAAEARAMIELLADRWHDVVTGVALRAPDGAEWCEAARTRVRFAPVADDEIERYVSGAEPYDKAGGYALQGAAGWFVEEIRGSASNVVGLPLEVVRRLAAAAGLAGPALDGR